The Deinococcus puniceus genome segment GCCTTCCGGCGTCACGATTTCCAGCGTGTGCAGGCCGTCGAACATCTCGCCGTAGCGCGTGCCCGCGTTCATCCACACCGCGCCGCCCACCTGCGCCGGAATGCCCACCGTGCCTTCTAGGTTAGACCAACCCAGCTTTTGCAGCTTGCGAATCAGCCCCGGCAGGGGTACGCCGCCGCCCACCCAACCCGTAATGATCTGATCGGGCGTGCTGAGGGCCGGGTCAGGCTCCAAGTCGGCCTCGGCCAGCGGCCCCGTGAGGCGAATCACGCGCTCGCGCAGGCCCTCGTCGGCAATGACCAGATTGCTGCCGCCGCCCAGAATTCGGTAGGGCTGGCTCATGGCCTCGGCCAGTTGCTCGTGCGTAGAGACGAACCAAACCTCGGCCTCGCCGCCCACGCCTAGCGTGGTGTAGCGGGCCAGCGGCAGGCGTTCCACCCGCGCTCCGGTGCGGCTGATCGGAACAGGTTCGGAAGCCGTCACGCACTCACCTCAGCCGAGTCCAGCGCTACCACTTCACGGGCCAGCTTCCACACATCGCCCGCGCCCATCGTCACGATGATGTCGGCAGGCTGGGCCGACTCGCGCACGTAGCGCACAACTTCGGCCCGGTCTGGCATGTACGTTACGCCGCCGTGTCCGTTGTCCGTCATTCGGCCCGAAATCAGCGTGGCGTGAATGCCTTCTATCGGGTCTTCGGAAGCGGCGGCAATATCGAGCAGCAGCACTTCATCAGCGTCCATCAGGGCGTCGGCCAAGCGGGGCCAAGACTGCTGGGTTCGCAGGTAGCGGTGAGGCTGAAACACCACCCGCACGCGCCTCCCGGTTTGACGGGCCGCTTGTACGGCGGCGGCGACTTTGGTGGCGTTGTGGGCGTAATCGTCCACTACCAGCGCCCCACCCGCTTCCCCCCGCGCCGTGCCGATGTGCTGCCAGCGGCGTCCCGGCCCCCGGAAAGCGGCCAACGCTGTGGCTGCGGCCTCAAAATTCCCGCCGTACAGGTGCGTGACGGCCAAGGCTGCCAGCGCGTTCAGCACGTTGTGCGTTCCTGGCAGGCCCACCCGCGCCTCGCCCAATTCCTGACCCTGCCAAGTCACCGTAAAGGCCGTGCCGTCCGGGTCAGGGCGCACATTCACGGCGCGGTAATCAGCCCCCTGTGCCTGTCCATAGGTCAGCTGTTCGGGTGCGCCGCCCGTCAGTTCTTCCAGCCCCGGCCAATCGGCGCAGGCCAGCACCCGCCGCGACTGAGACACGAAGCGGGCGAATCCGGCGTGCTGTTCTTCTACCGTGTTCCAGTACGTGGCGATGTTACCGCCCACATGGTCATCCTCGGCGTTGGTGAACACGGCAGTTTCGCAGCCCAGCAGGGCAAAGGCCCGGTCAGATTCGTCCACTTCGGCCACAAAGGGGCCAGCGCCCACCCGCGCATTGCTGCCGAATTCGGGCACGATGCCGCCCACGAACGCCGCCGGATCGAGGCCCGCGCCCTGCATGGCAATGGCGATCATGGAGGTGGTAGTGGTTTTGCCGTGCGTGCCGATCACGCCGATGCTGGGGCCAGCCGACAGCAATTCGTCCAGCAGCGACATGCGGGGCTGCACCCGCACGCCCGCCGCCAACGCCGCCAGCACTTCCGGGTGGTCTTTGGGTACGGCTTCAGAGGCCACCAGCACGTCTACCCGGCCATAGGGCTGGGCCGTAATATGTGCCGCGTCGTGGTGCTGGGCCACCAGGATTCCCTCAGAGGTCAGTTGGGCGGTCAGCTCGGAACTCTGGGCGTCGCAGCCGCTGACCCGCAGGCCACGCGCTGCCAGCAAGCGGGCAAAAGCACTCATGCCGATGCCGCCGATGCCCATCAGATGGTAGTGACGCGCGGGGGTGTGTTCGGACTCGGGCAAGTCGGAGAGGGGCAAATCAGATTGGGGGAGATAGGCGGATTCGGAGCGTCCAGCAGCCGGGGCGGGCATGGACGGGGCAGAAGCAGGGGCAGGGTCAGTCATAGGTTGGGGGGTTCAGGTGGGGCGGTACAACCAAACAGCGTTACTTGCAAGTAGCGTTACTTCCAAACAGTGTCACTTCAAAACAATGTTGCTTACAGATGGTGCTACTTGAGATGCCGCTCGATCAGGTCTGCAAAGCGGTCTGCGGCCCCCACAGGAGAGCGCGACAGGGCCGCCGCCCGCATGGCGGTTCGCGTGCCTGACGCCGCACACTCTAACACCGCATCCCCCAGAGCCTCGCCCACGCGGTGCTGCTCGACCATTCGGCCCGCGCCCGCTGCCTGCACCGCCGCCGCGTTGTGGTATTGGTGGTTTTCTGCCGATTCGGGCAGAGGAATCATGATCACGGGTACGCCGTGAAAGGCGGCTTCGGCCAGCGTGCCTGTGCCCGCACGCGTGATCGCCAAATCTGCCGCAGACCACGCTGCCACCGCGTCCACGTACCCGGTTGGGTGATACCAGCCCAAGTCCTGCACGCGGGGGGCCACTTCGCCCAGCCAGCGCGGCCCGGTGGAATGAATGACCTGTACGGCGGGGCTGTCGTTCAGGACAGGACTGTTTGAAGAAGGCAGCCCGGTAAAATCCAGATCGATCTGGGTCAGCACGCCCCCGGCCCGCAGTTCTCCTCTGGCCCCCGTACTCACGGGCGTACTCATCTGAGAGATGCCGCCGCCCGCGCCCGCGCCCAAGAGACCCTCTTCGCCCAATACATGCCGCAACGTGTCGGGCACGGCATTGTTGAGGGCCAACGATCCCTGAGAACCGCCCATGACCAGCAAGGTCAGCGGGCCGTCTTGCAAACCCAACTGGGCCAGAGCGTCGGCGCGGCTCATGCGGGTTTCGCGGGTGGGCATGCCGACCATCGTGGCTTTGGCGAGCGGCAATCCGATCACACGCTCGTAGGCGGTTCCCACCGCTTTGGCCCGGTACACCGCCAACCGTTGCGTCAGCCCCAGCCGCGCATTTTGTTCGTGCAGCACGGTAGGAAGGCCCAAGCTTTGGGCAGCCAACACTCCGGGCAAGCTGGCAAACCCGCCGTAACCCACCACCACGACGGGTTTGAGGCGGCTCAAGACAGCCCGCGCCTGTGCCAATCCCTGCCCAGCCTTCAGCAGTTCGCGGGGATCGGGGCGGCCTTGCCCACTGCGGGCCAGTTTTCCGGCGTCCACACCCTCGAACGGCAAGCCTTGTTCGGCGGCCACGCGCTCCTCCATGCCGTCCCGCTGCCCCAAGATCAGCGCCGTGTGCCCCCGCGCCATTAACGCCCGTGCCGTCGCCACCGCCGGGTAAATGTGCCCGCCCGTGCCGCCCGTTGCCATGACTATCAAACTCACCGGATCACCTGACTCATTGGGGGGAAGTGTAGCGCCGGGGGCGGGGGGGCGTGGGATGTGGGTTGTCTGCTGTGGGGTGGGATGTGTTTAGAACGTGGATCGTGGAACGTGGAAACAGCCCAACCACGATCTACGATCCACGCTCCTGTTCTCCTACGCCCGACAAACCACAACTGATAGCCGTTCAGTCAAACAAGTCGCTGATCCCGCCCCCCTTGCTCTCGCCGCCCACACCCTGCTCAAATTCCTCGTAGGGCTGCACCACCACGAAGCCGTCGCCCTGAAACACCATCTGATACGTTTCGCCGCCGCCGCGCCCAAAAATAGAGCGCAGGCTGGAATCCACGCGCAGTTGGGGCGTCAGGTTGCCGCTCCATGCAACGGTGGCGTTGGGATCGGTAAACAGGGGTTCGTTGGGCGTCACGCGCAGGGTTAGCGGCTTGCCGTGACTGAGGATGGCCACCAGTCCGTGCCCCTGCACCTTCACGCTGAACAGGCCGCCCGCCGCCATACCCGCGATCCGGCGGTGCATGGTGATGTCGTATTTCACGCTGTCCTCGAAAGCCAGCAGGTCATTGCCGCTGACGTTCAGGGTGTCGCCTTGCAGCCGCAAAATACTGACTTCTTTGCCCTGATCGGCCAGATACACCACGCCGCGCCCCTCGATTTTGGCGAGCGGACTCATCTCCTGACTCACGGCGCGTTTCAGGGCTTTCATCAGGCCGCCCTCTAGCGTGCCCTCGCGTTTGAAATTCAGATTGCCCTTGTAGGCGATCATCGCGCCCAACTTGCTCCAGATGCGGCCATCCACGCGGGCTTCGAGCATCTTGCTGCTTTCCAGCTCAAACACGTCGCCGGGATTGTCGCGCTCGGCGGTCTGCACCAAAAAGTCACGGAGGTTGTAGCTGCCATCGGCACCGGGGGTCATGTTGGTCATGCTGTGGGGTACGGAGGGAAGGTGAGTTGAGTTCCCATAGTGGGTGGGGGAAATGAAGTGGAGATTAAGACCGTCTAGTCTGTACCCTGCCCTTCCAGCACCCCGCCGATCCGCCACAGCACTTCCCCGATCTGCTCCAAACTGGTGGCGTAACTGAGGCGCACTTGCCCCGGAGCGCCGAAATCGGTGCCGGGAACCACGGCCACGCGGCCTTCATCCAGAATCAGGCGGGCGGCTTCCAACTCGTCCGGGTGCAGCCGGGTGGTATCGGCCATCACGTAAAAAGCCCCCTGCGGCGTGGGCGTGGGCAGCCCTAGCGCATTCAGGCCAGACACGATGGCGTCGCGGCGTTGGCGGTAGGCGGTGCGGGCCATCCCGATAAATTCCGTCGTCGCTTCATGCTGCTCCAGCGCGGCGAGGGCAGCATATTGGCTGATGCTGCTGGCATTGCTCGTGCTTTGAGACTGAATGGCGTTCATGGCGGCAATCACCGCTTTTGGCCCGCCTGCATAGCCGATGCGCCAGCCCGTCATGGCATAGGCCTTGCTTGCCCCGTTGATGGTCAGCGTGTGATCGGGGGCATACGTGCCGATGCTGACCTGCTCGGCGTCGTACACCAGATGCTCATACATTTCGTCGGTCACGATCATCAGGCCGTGCCGCACCGCGAGGTCTGCCACCGCCCGCAGCACATCGGGCGGAAACACTGCGCCAGTGGGGTTGCCGGGGCTGTTCAGAATAATCATGCGGGTGCGCGGCGTAATCCGGGCTTCCACCTCTGCCGGATCGAGCATGAACCCCGTTTCTGGCGTGGTGGGCACTGCCACCGGAACCGCCCCGGTAAACGCCACCATTTCCGGGTAACTGACCCAGTACGGCGCGGGAATCAGCACCTCGTCGCCGGGATTCAGCAGGGCGAAAAAGGCATTGAAGAGGGCCTGTTTGCCGCCACTGGTCACGGTCACGGCGTCGGGCGCGTAGCTCAGGCCATTTTCCCGCGCAAACTTGGCGCTGATGGCCTCGCGCAGTTCGGGGATGCCGTTCACGCCTGTGTACTTGGTTTTGCCTGATTCGATCGCTGCAACAGCCGCCGCCTTGATGTGCGCGGGTGTATCGAAATCCGGCTCGCCCACGCTCATGCTGATCACGTCTATGCCCGCCCGCCGCAGTTCTAGGGCGCGGGTGGTGACGGCCACCGTCGAGGAAGGCTTGAGGCTTTGGGCGCGTCCGGACAGGCGAAACGGGGCGGCAGTGGTCATGGCGAGAGTGTACCCGGCAGCCTGAAACACGGTGGGGCGGAATCTATGCGAGTGGAGTAGAGGAAAACAGGATCGTGGAGCGTGGTTTGGCTGTTCCCACGCTCCCTCTGTTCCTTCCTTCAGACTGCTCAGCAGGTCGAAGTTCATCTCCAGAGTTACCGAACGAAGCGGTTGGGGCGGTGTTCTGGACACGCGCACTGTGAGGTGCAGCGTACTTATAGCAGTTGTCATAATAATGACCGAGCGAAGCGAGTGAATTTGACTGAGCAGGACGGAGAAAGGAGCCACCGAAAGTCTCTTTTTTCGGTGGCGTAATTCGGAGAACTGCTCTAAAAGCGGTAGGTCACCCCAAGGCGCACGCCGGGAGCCAGATTGCCGCCCTGTGCCCACGAATACCGGGCCTTCACCTCACCAAAATAGCCCCACTGTCCCTCTCCGAAGGAATCCCGCAGGCCAGCGGTGCCGCTGAGCCAGAAGGCGTCGCCCAAAAAAGTGCCGATTCCCGACCCGCCGTATACCGTGACGCCGCCGACTGGCCCGCTGAACAGCAAGTCGGCTCCCAGCAGGGGTGCGGGCAGGGGAACGGGACTCTCCGAAGCCGGAATAAGCACCACGTCCAGCACGCCCCGCACCGAGAGATCAAGTGCGCCTAGCTGCCCTACAGTGCGGCTTATGCCGAGGCTGATTCCCGGCAAATACACCGTCTCCGCATTCAAGCCGCTCCAGACCGTCCACTGGGCAGGCACGCGGGCCGTCTGTGCTGTGGCGCTTCCCAAGACCGCGACAAGGCTTAGAGCAGAGAAAAGTAGCTTCATCATGGTTTCATTCTGGCTGCTGGCGCAGGGGTGGCCCACCGGCACTCTAGTTGCCTCTGGCCGCAGTTCATCCGAAGTTGCTTTGCTTGCCGAACGTCCTCACCCCACCAGAGGGTTGTCCTTTCTGCCTCTATCCACTTGGTGGAACAGCCCGTTCAGATGATTCTTGCAAACCATCGCCCTTCGGATGAGTCCAGACCCTGCACCGAACCCATCTCAGGTGGGGTTCAATGGGTCAGTTCCGGCACGCCCGACAATCTGGCGGCACGGCGTCTGGCACGGCGCTTAATTAGGCTGTTGACGATCTGGCGCACAAAGCTGAACCCGAGGCCCGCCAGCATCGCCAGAATCGCCGTGCGCTGAAATTCGGGGTTGGCGGGCAGGGTCAGGGTCGGATCTATTCTGGGGCCAAAGCGGCCCACCGCCAGCAGTGTTCCCGCAAACAGCAGGCCCGCGAACGGCAGTACCAGCGGCCCGCCCGAGTGCTTGACCAGCAGCAGTGACAGGAGTGCCCCGCCCACCAACGGCACGATGATCAGCCACTGGGCAGGCGGCGCACTCGGACTCAGGAAGGCCAAGCCGCCCAGTACCACGCCGAGATAGCCGAACCAACCGCCAAATTCATCGGCCAGAATGACCAGCAGTACCCATGCCAGCAGGCGCACAGGCCAGTCTCCGGGTGTCCACATAAAGTAGGCCAGTACCGCCAGCAGCGCCCAGCCGCCCACCAACCGCGCCAAGTCCAGCCATCCGGCGCGGCGTCGTGCGGCCCTCAGGCGCTCTGCACGGGAAGGCCGCGCGGGGGTCGGGAGGTCTTGCGGCAAGTCCGCCTTCTGTGAATCGGGTTTGGAGAGGTTGGGAGGAGGCGTGGTCATGGCTTACCCGTGATCATAGTTCACCCTGACCTGAAGTTCACCCTGACTCACAGATCACTCTTTTTGGGTCGGCCTTTGCGGGCAGGCGCGGCGGCCACCAGTTCACGCTCCGGCTCCTGCACGTCATCTTCTGCAACGACTGGGACTTTCGCTTTGGCAGCGGCTTTTTTAGGTGTTGCTTTGGTCGCAGGCTTGGCCGCTGCGTCTGCTGGGGCGTCTACTTCTCCGGCAGGCGTAATGCCCGGAACGCGCCGCAAGTACGCCCCTGTATGCGATGTGGCGTGGGCGGCCAACTGCTCTGGTGTTCCGGTTGCTACCACGAGTCCGCCGCGCACGCCGCCTTCCGGCCCCAAGTCGATGATGTGGTCGGCGCACTTCATCACGTCCAAGTTGTGCTCAATGATCAGCAGCGTGTTGCCGCCTTCCACGAGCCGCTGCAGCACCTCCATCAGCTTCCGCACGTCTTCGAAGTGCAGGCCGGTGGTGGGTTCGTCCAGAATGTAGATGGTCTTCCCGGTGGCCCGCTTGCTCAGTTCCGACGCCAGCTTAATGCGCTGCGCCTCGCCGCCCGACAGCGTGGTGCTGGGCTGCCCGATGCGCATGTAGCCGAGGCCCACGTCGCACAGCAGTTGCATCTTGCGCTCGATGGCGGGAATGGCCTCGAAGAACTCGCGGGCGTCCTCGACGGTCAGGTTCAGCACGTCGCTGATGGTCTTGCCGTTGTACTTCACTTCCAGCGTTTCGCGGTTGTAACGCGCACCCTTGCAGACTTCGCAGGGCACATAAATGTCGGGCAGGAAGTTCATTTCGATCTTCATCACGCCGTCGCCCTTGCAGTGTTCGCAGCGCCCACCCTTCACGTTAAAGCTGAAGCGCCCCGCCTGATACCCGCGCCGACGCGATTCGGGCGTGCGGGTAAACAGGTCGCGCACCTCGGTAAACACGCCCGTGTAGGTGGCTGGGTTGGAGCGTGGCGTGCGGCCAATCGGAGACTGGTCGATCTCGATGACCTTGTCCAGATGCTCCATGCCCTCAATTTGGTCATAACGGCCCGGACTGGTCTTCGCGCCGTTCAGTTCGCGGGCGAGGGTGGCGTGCAGAATGTCGTGAATCAGGGTGGATTTGCCACTGCCGCTGGGGCCGGTCATGACGGTCATGGTGCCCAGCGGAATGTCGATGCTCACGTTTTGCAGGTTATGTTCCCGCGCCCCAATCACCTTCAGGCGCTTGCCGTTGCCGCGCCGCCGCTCTGCCGGAATCTCGATTTTCAGTTCGCCGCGCAGGTATTTTCCGGTGAGGCTGTGGGGGTTGTCCCGCACCTCGGCGGGCGTACCCACCGCCACGATTTCGCCGCCGTGAACGCCCGCACCCGGCCCCATATCCACCAGATAGTCGGCTTCCATCATGGTGTCTTCGTCGTGCTCTACCACCAGCAACGTGTTGCCGAGGTCGCGCAGATGCTTGAGGGTTCCGATCAGGCGGTGGTTGTCTTTGGGATGCAGCCCGATGGAGGGTTCGTCCAGCACGTACAGCACCCCGGTCAGGCCCGAGCCGACTTGGGTCGCCAGCCGAATCCGCTGCGCCTCGCCGCCACTCAGGGTGTTCGCGGTACGATCCAGGCTCAGGTAATCCAATCCCACATCCACCAAAAACTTCAGGCGGGTGCGAATGGCCTTCAGAATCGGGGCGGCTACGGCTTCGCCAAACACATTCAGCTTGTAGTCGTAGCGGGCCGGGGCGTGCGCTTTGGCCGTGCCGCCGAGGTGTCCTGCAAGGTGCGCCCCAACCGCGTCATGATCCAGCGTGCCTTCTTGTAGCCGCGCAAAAAAGGCGTCGGCGTCCAGCACACTCATGCCGCTGGTCTGCGAAATGTTGAGGCTGCCTACGCGCACCGCCAAGATTTCGGGCTTGTACCGCGTGCCAGCGCAGGTCGGGCAAGGCCGAAGCTCCATCATTTCTTCCAGCTTTTCTCGCATGAAGTCCGATTCGGTATCGGCAAACCGGCGCTCCAGATTGGTAATCACGCCCTCGAATTCGGTCATAAAGCGCATGGTTTCTTTGCCCGCCCGCCGGTAGATCACCTCGAACGGTTCGCCGGGGCCGTTCAGAATGGCGGTTTTGGCGGCTTCGGGCAGGTCGCGCCAAGGCGCTTTCAGGTCAAACTCCATGTGCTCCGATAGCGCTTTCAGTTTGTCCCAGTAGTACACGCCGCCGCCCGTGCCCTTCTTAGACCAAGGCAGAATCGCGCCCTCGGCGATGCTCAGCTTTTCGTCTATCACCAAGTCGGGCGAAAATTCGTTTTTGTGGCCCAGCCCCGCGCAGTCGCCGCACGCGCCATACGGCGAGTTGAACGAGAAGGAGCGCGGTTCGAGTTCTTCCAAGACGCTGCCGTGTTCCGGGCAGGCAAACTTTTCGGAATACAGTTCTTCGGCACTTTCTCCGTCCGGGCCGCCTTCGGGCATCAGCACACGCAGCAGGCCCTCGCCCCGGCGCAGGCCGAGTTCCACGCTCTCGGCAATGCGGGTGCGGTCACTGCCGCGCAGGGTCACGCGGTCAATCACCACGTCCACATCATGCTTTTCAAACTTCTCCAGTTTCAGCTTTTCGGCTTCGTCCAGTTCATACAGCGTGCCGTCTACCCGCACCCGTGCGTACCCTTCGCGCCGCAAATCGCCGAACAGCTTGCGGTATTCGCCCTTGCGTCCGCGCACCACGGGAGCCAGCAAAATCGCGCGGGCGTCCTCGTAGCCGCTCAGCAGGCGGTCTGTAATTTCGCTGGGACTCTGTTTTTCAATTTTGCGCCCGCAGACCGGGCAATACGGCGTGCCGATGCGGGCGTACAACAGGCGCAAATAGTCGTGAATTTCGGTGACCGTGCCCACCGTGCTGCGGGGGTTGTGGCTGGTGGTCTTCTGGTCAATAGAGATGGCCGGAGACAATCCCTCGATGCCGTCCACATCCGGCTTTTCCATCAGGCCAAGGAACTGGCGGGCATAGGCACTCAGCGATTCCACGTAGCGGCGCTGGCCCTCGGCATAAATAGTGTCGAAGGCCAGCGTACTTTTGCCGCTGCCCGACACGCCCGTAATCACGATGAATTGGTCACGGGGAAGCTCTACCGTCACGTTTTTGAGGTTGTGTTCCCGCGCACCACGAACAATCAGGTTCTGCAAGTCGGAAGCTCCTTTGTTTTGACACTTTGAAGGCGGCCAGCACGCGCTTTAGACTGTCTGGCGGGTTATGTCGGATGCATAAGGGAAGGTCTGCCCTTCGCTCTGAAACGGGATATTCTAGCACTTTGGGGCAGGGTGGGGGAATGCCCGTGTGTAGGGCCGATGGTCAGGTGAAGGGGAAAGCGGGCCAGCAAAACAGCGCCGCAAAAAAGCGCCCCCACCCAAAGAGGGCAGAGGCGCATTTGCAGAAAAAAGCTTAGGCAGCGGCGGGCAACGGCTGACCCGGTTCGTTGCGGCTTCCAGCTTTTTGCCAGAAGTACACAGCGGCGATCATGCCCAGCGCAGCCACGTTCCAAATGAGATCGGTGGGAATGATCAGGATGAACGACGCCACCAGCAGCAGAATAAATTGAATCGGGTTGGTCTTGCGGTGCAGGAAGCGCAGAGTGGCCGCACTGAACGCCACCAGCCCGATGAAGGCGAAGATGATCATGGGCACGGCTTCACTCCACGGAACCGCGCCCAGTGTGGCTTTGCCGTC includes the following:
- a CDS encoding UDP-N-acetylmuramate dehydrogenase; this translates as MTASEPVPISRTGARVERLPLARYTTLGVGGEAEVWFVSTHEQLAEAMSQPYRILGGGSNLVIADEGLRERVIRLTGPLAEADLEPDPALSTPDQIITGWVGGGVPLPGLIRKLQKLGWSNLEGTVGIPAQVGGAVWMNAGTRYGEMFDGLHTLEIVTPEGTRQVTPDDLKWGYRDSGIPRNHIVSRVRLKLRPSTPDAVLDAMNFADNARKGQPKMKTPGCAFKNPGGVSAGKLIDEAGLKGLRAGNAMIAPEHANFIVNLGGATSADVHALLDAIRSRVPVPMELEYELWPEQHGLEQA
- the murC gene encoding UDP-N-acetylmuramate--L-alanine ligase — protein: MGIGGIGMSAFARLLAARGLRVSGCDAQSSELTAQLTSEGILVAQHHDAAHITAQPYGRVDVLVASEAVPKDHPEVLAALAAGVRVQPRMSLLDELLSAGPSIGVIGTHGKTTTTSMIAIAMQGAGLDPAAFVGGIVPEFGSNARVGAGPFVAEVDESDRAFALLGCETAVFTNAEDDHVGGNIATYWNTVEEQHAGFARFVSQSRRVLACADWPGLEELTGGAPEQLTYGQAQGADYRAVNVRPDPDGTAFTVTWQGQELGEARVGLPGTHNVLNALAALAVTHLYGGNFEAAATALAAFRGPGRRWQHIGTARGEAGGALVVDDYAHNATKVAAAVQAARQTGRRVRVVFQPHRYLRTQQSWPRLADALMDADEVLLLDIAAASEDPIEGIHATLISGRMTDNGHGGVTYMPDRAEVVRYVRESAQPADIIVTMGAGDVWKLAREVVALDSAEVSA
- the murG gene encoding undecaprenyldiphospho-muramoylpentapeptide beta-N-acetylglucosaminyltransferase, which produces MSLIVMATGGTGGHIYPAVATARALMARGHTALILGQRDGMEERVAAEQGLPFEGVDAGKLARSGQGRPDPRELLKAGQGLAQARAVLSRLKPVVVVGYGGFASLPGVLAAQSLGLPTVLHEQNARLGLTQRLAVYRAKAVGTAYERVIGLPLAKATMVGMPTRETRMSRADALAQLGLQDGPLTLLVMGGSQGSLALNNAVPDTLRHVLGEEGLLGAGAGGGISQMSTPVSTGARGELRAGGVLTQIDLDFTGLPSSNSPVLNDSPAVQVIHSTGPRWLGEVAPRVQDLGWYHPTGYVDAVAAWSAADLAITRAGTGTLAEAAFHGVPVIMIPLPESAENHQYHNAAAVQAAGAGRMVEQHRVGEALGDAVLECAASGTRTAMRAAALSRSPVGAADRFADLIERHLK
- a CDS encoding AIM24 family protein, which translates into the protein MTNMTPGADGSYNLRDFLVQTAERDNPGDVFELESSKMLEARVDGRIWSKLGAMIAYKGNLNFKREGTLEGGLMKALKRAVSQEMSPLAKIEGRGVVYLADQGKEVSILRLQGDTLNVSGNDLLAFEDSVKYDITMHRRIAGMAAGGLFSVKVQGHGLVAILSHGKPLTLRVTPNEPLFTDPNATVAWSGNLTPQLRVDSSLRSIFGRGGGETYQMVFQGDGFVVVQPYEEFEQGVGGESKGGGISDLFD
- a CDS encoding pyridoxal phosphate-dependent aminotransferase codes for the protein MTTAAPFRLSGRAQSLKPSSTVAVTTRALELRRAGIDVISMSVGEPDFDTPAHIKAAAVAAIESGKTKYTGVNGIPELREAISAKFARENGLSYAPDAVTVTSGGKQALFNAFFALLNPGDEVLIPAPYWVSYPEMVAFTGAVPVAVPTTPETGFMLDPAEVEARITPRTRMIILNSPGNPTGAVFPPDVLRAVADLAVRHGLMIVTDEMYEHLVYDAEQVSIGTYAPDHTLTINGASKAYAMTGWRIGYAGGPKAVIAAMNAIQSQSTSNASSISQYAALAALEQHEATTEFIGMARTAYRQRRDAIVSGLNALGLPTPTPQGAFYVMADTTRLHPDELEAARLILDEGRVAVVPGTDFGAPGQVRLSYATSLEQIGEVLWRIGGVLEGQGTD
- the uvrA gene encoding excinuclease ABC subunit UvrA, whose product is MQNLIVRGAREHNLKNVTVELPRDQFIVITGVSGSGKSTLAFDTIYAEGQRRYVESLSAYARQFLGLMEKPDVDGIEGLSPAISIDQKTTSHNPRSTVGTVTEIHDYLRLLYARIGTPYCPVCGRKIEKQSPSEITDRLLSGYEDARAILLAPVVRGRKGEYRKLFGDLRREGYARVRVDGTLYELDEAEKLKLEKFEKHDVDVVIDRVTLRGSDRTRIAESVELGLRRGEGLLRVLMPEGGPDGESAEELYSEKFACPEHGSVLEELEPRSFSFNSPYGACGDCAGLGHKNEFSPDLVIDEKLSIAEGAILPWSKKGTGGGVYYWDKLKALSEHMEFDLKAPWRDLPEAAKTAILNGPGEPFEVIYRRAGKETMRFMTEFEGVITNLERRFADTESDFMREKLEEMMELRPCPTCAGTRYKPEILAVRVGSLNISQTSGMSVLDADAFFARLQEGTLDHDAVGAHLAGHLGGTAKAHAPARYDYKLNVFGEAVAAPILKAIRTRLKFLVDVGLDYLSLDRTANTLSGGEAQRIRLATQVGSGLTGVLYVLDEPSIGLHPKDNHRLIGTLKHLRDLGNTLLVVEHDEDTMMEADYLVDMGPGAGVHGGEIVAVGTPAEVRDNPHSLTGKYLRGELKIEIPAERRRGNGKRLKVIGAREHNLQNVSIDIPLGTMTVMTGPSGSGKSTLIHDILHATLARELNGAKTSPGRYDQIEGMEHLDKVIEIDQSPIGRTPRSNPATYTGVFTEVRDLFTRTPESRRRGYQAGRFSFNVKGGRCEHCKGDGVMKIEMNFLPDIYVPCEVCKGARYNRETLEVKYNGKTISDVLNLTVEDAREFFEAIPAIERKMQLLCDVGLGYMRIGQPSTTLSGGEAQRIKLASELSKRATGKTIYILDEPTTGLHFEDVRKLMEVLQRLVEGGNTLLIIEHNLDVMKCADHIIDLGPEGGVRGGLVVATGTPEQLAAHATSHTGAYLRRVPGITPAGEVDAPADAAAKPATKATPKKAAAKAKVPVVAEDDVQEPERELVAAAPARKGRPKKSDL